The following coding sequences lie in one Streptomyces xiamenensis genomic window:
- a CDS encoding 4-hydroxy-3-methylbut-2-enyl diphosphate reductase, protein MADVSSDEYVQNGVTRRILLAGPRSFCAGVERAIEIVERALESRGAPVYVRKQIVHNVSVVDDLAGRGAVFVEELEEVPDGSTVVFSAHGVSPAVREEAEKRGLDVIDGTCPLVAKVHAKARRYAARGDTVVLIGHAGHEEVEGTLGEAPESMVLVQTAEEVRQLSADDAPQISYLTQTTLGVDETAEVVDALRERFPLLYEPPSEDICYATTNRQNALKAIIPEADLVLVVGSANSSNSVRLVELSRYAGTPAELIDTAEDIRPEWLEGVRTIGLTGGASAPPALVEGVVSALSAYGPVTVEEREIARETVYFDLPSAVRGDAPRPADGLSS, encoded by the coding sequence ATGGCTGATGTGAGCTCGGACGAGTATGTGCAGAACGGAGTCACCCGTCGCATTCTGCTGGCCGGACCACGGTCCTTCTGCGCGGGTGTCGAGAGGGCCATCGAGATCGTCGAACGGGCTCTGGAGTCCCGGGGCGCACCGGTGTATGTCCGCAAGCAGATCGTGCACAACGTCTCCGTCGTGGATGACCTCGCCGGGCGCGGGGCGGTCTTCGTCGAGGAACTGGAGGAGGTGCCGGACGGTTCGACGGTGGTGTTCTCGGCGCACGGGGTCTCCCCCGCCGTGCGCGAGGAGGCGGAAAAGCGCGGGCTCGACGTCATCGACGGGACCTGCCCGCTGGTCGCCAAGGTGCACGCCAAGGCGCGGCGTTACGCGGCGCGCGGCGACACGGTGGTGCTGATCGGGCACGCCGGGCACGAGGAGGTGGAGGGCACCCTCGGGGAGGCGCCGGAGTCGATGGTGCTGGTCCAGACGGCCGAGGAGGTCCGGCAGCTGTCGGCCGACGACGCCCCGCAGATCTCCTATCTGACCCAGACCACGCTGGGCGTCGACGAGACGGCCGAGGTGGTCGACGCCCTGCGGGAGCGGTTCCCGCTGCTGTACGAGCCGCCGTCCGAGGACATCTGCTACGCCACCACCAACCGGCAGAACGCGCTCAAGGCAATCATCCCCGAGGCCGATCTGGTCCTGGTGGTCGGCTCGGCGAACTCCTCCAACTCGGTGCGCCTGGTGGAGCTGTCGCGGTACGCGGGCACCCCCGCCGAACTGATCGACACCGCCGAGGACATCCGGCCCGAGTGGCTGGAGGGCGTGCGCACCATCGGGCTGACCGGCGGCGCCTCGGCCCCGCCCGCCCTCGTCGAGGGGGTGGTCAGCGCGCTGTCCGCCTACGGTCCCGTCACGGTCGAGGAACGCGAGATCGCCCGCGAGACCGTGTACTTCGATCTTCCGTCGGCCGTGCGCGGCGACGCGCCCCGGCCGGCGGACGGCCTTTCCAGCTGA